A section of the Spirosoma pollinicola genome encodes:
- a CDS encoding response regulator, translating to MPGTFPILLVDDDPHIADLLNRSARDHFPEAVFIHVISFADASRYLSDLTGRGPVLVLLDINLSIGPSGMEFLHLIRTHPQGTLLPVVILSSSQEEVDKKAAWLAGATAFTQKPDTYSGWKQYVSQLRNYWYQTATVPRVWFEREDQENHE from the coding sequence ATGCCTGGTACCTTCCCCATTTTATTAGTCGATGACGATCCCCACATCGCTGACCTGTTGAACCGGTCAGCCCGGGACCATTTCCCAGAAGCTGTATTTATCCATGTTATTAGCTTTGCGGATGCTTCCCGCTATTTGAGTGATTTAACCGGTCGGGGCCCGGTATTAGTGCTACTGGATATTAATCTATCCATTGGCCCCAGCGGTATGGAGTTTCTGCACTTGATTCGAACTCATCCTCAGGGTACGTTATTGCCCGTCGTTATCTTGTCCTCCAGCCAGGAAGAAGTCGATAAGAAGGCTGCCTGGCTGGCCGGAGCGACGGCCTTCACCCAGAAACCAGACACCTACAGCGGTTGGAAACAGTACGTCAGTCAGCTACGAAACTACTGGTATCAGACGGCCACGGTACCTCGAGTCTGGTTCGAACGGGAAGATCAGGAGAATCACGAATGA
- a CDS encoding recombinase family protein → MAKKQTTSTLATGPARYVAYYRVSTRAQGDSGLGLEAQRASVAGYVKGVILAEFTEVESGKNNQRVKLAEAIDRAKKENAVLVIAKLDRLSRNASFIFTLRDSGVNFQCVDMPDANTLTIGIFATLAQHERELISSRTKSALQAKLAQGATLGKPENMTPEAQAKGAAANRQRAINNPESRKAEGLAKELRRSKKTYTEIAEKLNQFGFKTAQGCEFYPMQVKRLLDRVMID, encoded by the coding sequence ATGGCAAAGAAACAGACTACCTCAACACTGGCCACCGGACCGGCTAGGTATGTAGCTTACTACCGGGTATCAACCAGGGCGCAGGGTGATTCCGGTTTAGGACTTGAAGCGCAGCGGGCCTCGGTGGCTGGCTACGTGAAAGGGGTTATACTTGCTGAGTTTACGGAGGTCGAATCTGGTAAGAATAACCAACGGGTAAAGCTTGCTGAGGCCATCGACCGGGCAAAGAAAGAGAACGCGGTCTTAGTTATTGCCAAGCTCGACCGGCTAAGCCGTAACGCGTCGTTTATCTTCACGCTGAGGGATTCGGGCGTTAACTTTCAATGCGTTGATATGCCCGATGCCAACACCCTGACTATTGGTATTTTTGCGACGCTGGCCCAGCACGAACGGGAACTCATCAGCTCCCGCACCAAATCAGCCTTGCAGGCTAAACTAGCGCAGGGAGCGACCTTAGGCAAACCGGAGAACATGACCCCCGAGGCTCAGGCTAAGGGGGCCGCAGCCAACCGGCAACGGGCTATTAATAATCCAGAGTCTCGCAAAGCTGAAGGCTTGGCCAAGGAGCTGCGAAGAAGCAAGAAGACCTACACCGAGATAGCAGAGAAACTCAATCAGTTTGGCTTTAAGACGGCTCAGGGCTGCGAATTTTACCCCATGCAGGTGAAGCGGCTACTAGATCGGGTTATGATTGACTAA
- a CDS encoding ribbon-helix-helix protein, CopG family, whose amino-acid sequence MAKEVSFLQVRLSPKLKQQFEQMCAESEISMSDKVREIVANLVRNHNRQTTKGGKAEV is encoded by the coding sequence ATGGCAAAGGAAGTCAGTTTCTTACAGGTTCGGTTAAGCCCGAAGCTAAAACAGCAATTTGAGCAGATGTGTGCGGAGTCTGAAATAAGTATGTCTGATAAGGTGCGCGAAATCGTTGCCAATTTGGTAAGAAACCATAACCGCCAAACCACGAAAGGAGGCAAAGCGGAAGTTTAA
- a CDS encoding sensor histidine kinase codes for MTSDQQPFNSPDNLTQRLNIDLALEAAGLGIWEFDLATGGINWDERCGALYGFTQGFQIAYEKFIECVHPDDVVLLGEELQRLSTLDSHGRYDVTYRVNTIQDGRLRWIRSYGQATFAKSGELIRFAGVAQDVTQQVKEHTQELESTNEELAATNEQLTVINEEMLASNNALERANSDLLRSNENLEQFAYIASHDLQEPLRKIQQFSDLLKKQYRADPDGEEWAYLERMQNAASRMSLLIKDLLTFSRISTSQVLARPLPLNEVISQVIEDLSVAIEESGAQIQVGFLPMVQGDRTQLSQLFQNLLSNAVKFRHRAMSGQVVRPQISVRASLVFRDELPVLLQVPPSAEVYHRIEVADNGVGFDEKYADRIFQVFQRLHGKNEFAGTGIGLAVVQKIVTNHGGAITASSQPGQGATFSVYLPV; via the coding sequence ATGACCAGCGACCAACAGCCCTTCAATTCTCCTGACAATCTTACCCAGCGACTCAACATTGACTTGGCCCTCGAAGCGGCTGGCTTAGGCATTTGGGAATTTGACTTAGCCACGGGCGGTATCAACTGGGACGAACGATGTGGCGCACTTTATGGCTTCACGCAGGGCTTCCAGATTGCTTACGAGAAATTTATTGAGTGCGTGCATCCTGATGATGTCGTTCTCTTAGGGGAGGAACTACAACGCCTGTCGACACTGGACTCCCATGGCCGTTATGACGTAACCTATCGCGTCAATACTATCCAGGATGGGCGCCTGCGCTGGATACGCTCGTATGGACAGGCCACGTTCGCCAAATCGGGCGAGTTGATTCGCTTTGCGGGCGTAGCTCAGGATGTTACCCAGCAGGTAAAGGAACATACCCAAGAACTCGAATCCACTAATGAAGAATTGGCCGCTACCAACGAACAACTAACGGTCATCAATGAAGAGATGCTGGCCAGTAACAACGCCCTGGAAAGAGCCAACTCAGACCTGCTCCGCTCGAATGAGAACCTTGAGCAGTTTGCCTACATCGCCTCCCATGATTTGCAGGAGCCCCTACGCAAGATTCAGCAGTTTAGTGATCTGCTAAAAAAACAGTATAGGGCTGACCCGGATGGGGAAGAATGGGCTTACCTGGAACGGATGCAGAATGCTGCCAGCCGCATGTCCCTGTTGATTAAGGACTTGTTAACCTTCTCCCGCATCTCGACCAGTCAGGTCTTGGCTCGGCCTCTGCCCTTGAATGAAGTGATTAGTCAAGTTATCGAGGATTTGTCAGTGGCCATCGAAGAGAGCGGGGCTCAGATCCAGGTTGGCTTTTTGCCCATGGTTCAGGGTGACCGTACCCAGCTAAGTCAGCTTTTTCAGAATTTATTATCGAACGCGGTCAAGTTTCGCCATCGGGCTATGTCCGGGCAGGTGGTGAGGCCCCAGATCAGTGTCCGGGCCAGCCTAGTATTCCGGGATGAGTTACCTGTCTTGCTCCAGGTCCCACCATCCGCCGAGGTATATCACCGCATCGAGGTGGCCGATAACGGGGTGGGCTTCGATGAGAAGTATGCGGACCGGATCTTTCAGGTGTTTCAGCGGCTGCACGGCAAGAACGAGTTTGCTGGTACGGGCATTGGCCTGGCGGTAGTGCAGAAAATAGTGACCAATCACGGGGGTGCCATTACGGCCAGCAGTCAGCCGGGACAGGGCGCTACCTTCAGCGTGTATCTACCCGTGTAG